The DNA sequence GACGCGGACCGCGGGCTCACCGTGTCCGAGGCCATCAACAACTACGCCTCCAGCGAGGTCGTCGACGACCGGACCGTGACGTTCCGCTTCACCGCGCCGTCGCCGGGCTTCCTGCAGGCGACGTCGACCATCAACTCGGGGCTGCTGTCGCCCGCGACTCTCGACGGCACGATCGAGGACTTCGGGGCGGGCAACGCCGAGGAGATCATCGGTGCCGGCCCCTTCACGATCACCGACGAGAAGCTCGGCACCGAGCTGACCCTCGAGGCGCGCGAGGACTACGCCTGGGCGCCCGAGAGCGCCGAGAACCAGGGACGCCCGTACGTCGACGCCGTGCACCTCATCGTGACCCCCGAGGACTCGGTGCGCATCGGGTCGCTGCTCGCCGGACAGGCCGACTACGTCCGCTACGTGCAGGCGTTCGACGAGGACCGCGTCGAGAGCGCCGGCTTCACGCTCTACGCGCCGCAGACCCGCGGTGTGAACAACTCGATCTCGCTGCGCCCGCAGAATCCGCTGCTCGCTGATCTGAAGGTACGCCAGGCTCTCGTGGCGGCGGTCGACGCGCAGGAGGTCGTCGACACCCTGTTCACCGAGAACTACCCGGTCGCGACCTCCGTGCTGTCGTCGCAGGCCCTCGGGTACAAGGACGAGTCCGCGCACTACGAGTACGACCCGGACAAGGCCGAGAAGCTGCTCGACGAGGCGGGGTGGGAGCCCGGCTCCGACGGGATCCGCGAGAAGGACGGGCAGCGCCTGGCGATCACGGTGTACGAGGCCGGACCGCAGCCGCTGTCGAAGCAGACGCTCGAGCTCGTCGCGCAGCAGCTCGCGAAGGTCGGCGTCGAGCTGACCGTCAAGCCCGCGGACGCCGGGTCGTACGCCGCCGACACCCGCGACCCGCTCAAGACGGGGTTCTACCACTCGATGGTCGGACGCGCCGACCTCGACGTGATCAAGAGCCAGTACTTCACGAAGAACCGCGACGCCCTCATCTCGAACGACAGCGAGCTCGACGCGCTGCTGCAGGCGGTCGCCTCCGAGCCGGATGCCGAGAAGCGCGTCGCCGCGTCGCAGGCCGTGCAGGACTACATCGCCGAGCAGGCGTACGTCATCCCGCTGTTCGAGGAGCCGCAGGTCTACGGCGCGGCCACCTACGTGCACGGAGTGGACTTCGAGTCGGTCGGCCGCCCCACCTTCTCGGGCGTCTGGCTCGCCGAGCACTGATCGGAACGAGATGACCTTCGTCCTCCGACGAGCCGGGCAGGCCGCGATCGTGCTGATCGCGGCCTTCACGGCCACCTTCTTCCTGCTGCAGCTGCTGCCGGGCGACGCCATCCTCATCAAGTTCTCGGATCCGAGCCTGGGGCTCTCACCCGATCA is a window from the Microbacterium sp. LWO14-1.2 genome containing:
- a CDS encoding TIGR04028 family ABC transporter substrate-binding protein is translated as MNRRLTRIAAVALPLVLAAGLAACASSPAPSGATSETGDPVTGGTLTYLEHQTYTNLYPPQAGFYPNGGLVNNITARLTWQNPETLEIEPWIASEWTVNDDATEYTFTLRPDVTFSDGTPLDAAAVAKNFDTYGLGDADRGLTVSEAINNYASSEVVDDRTVTFRFTAPSPGFLQATSTINSGLLSPATLDGTIEDFGAGNAEEIIGAGPFTITDEKLGTELTLEAREDYAWAPESAENQGRPYVDAVHLIVTPEDSVRIGSLLAGQADYVRYVQAFDEDRVESAGFTLYAPQTRGVNNSISLRPQNPLLADLKVRQALVAAVDAQEVVDTLFTENYPVATSVLSSQALGYKDESAHYEYDPDKAEKLLDEAGWEPGSDGIREKDGQRLAITVYEAGPQPLSKQTLELVAQQLAKVGVELTVKPADAGSYAADTRDPLKTGFYHSMVGRADLDVIKSQYFTKNRDALISNDSELDALLQAVASEPDAEKRVAASQAVQDYIAEQAYVIPLFEEPQVYGAATYVHGVDFESVGRPTFSGVWLAEH